The Photobacterium sanguinicancri genome includes the window GTGATTTGGAGTACGTTGAAGATTCAGCGGCAGAAACCGACATGAACGTAGTGATGACCGAAGAAGGTAAGATGATCGAGATTCAGGGCACTGCGGAAGGCGAAGCCTTTAGCCATGAAGAATTGCTGGCGATGTTAGCGCTGGCGAAAGACGGGATTACCGATATCATTTCGATGCAGAAAGCCGCGTTAGAAAATTAATAATTAAGCGACTCTATTGAGTCGCTTTTTTTTGCCTGAAATTTGTCGAGAGTGTTACCGAATAGGACCTGTCGATAGGTTTAGCGAATAAATCAAAAGACATAAATAGCCATATTAAGGAGTTACAATGAAAGCATATCAGCGTCAGTTCATCGAATTTGCCCTAGAGAAAGGTGTGTTGAAGTTTGGTGAGTTCACACTGAAATCAGGCCGTCAAAGCCCGTACTTTTTCAATGCGGGTTTATTTAACTCAGGGCGTGATCTTGCACGTTTAGGCCGTTTTTACGCTGAAGCTTTAGTTGAAGCTGGTATTGATTACGATGTGCTATTTGGCCCAGCGTACAAAGGTATTCCAATTGCAACCACAACCGCGGTCGCTTTGGCTGATCACCATGATGTGGATACGCCATACTGTTTTAACCGTAAAGAAGCGAAGAACCACGGTGAAGGTGGTAACTTAGTGGGCAGTGCGTTAGAAGGTCGAATCATGTTAGTGGATGACGTGATCACTGCGGGTACGGCAATTCGTGAGTCGATGGAAATCATCAAAGCGAACGGTGCTGACTTAGCGGGCGTATTAGTGGCTATTGATCGTCAAGAAAAAGGCAAAGGCGAGTTGTCTGCGATCCAAGAAGTAGAGCGCGACTTTGGCTGTGAGGTGATCTCGATTGTGTCACTGGGTGATGTCGTGACCTACCTTGCCGAGCAAGATGGCATGGAACAGCACCTTGAAGCAGTAAAAGCGTACCGTGCACAATACGGCGTTTAAGCGTTGTTGTAATAAACTATGATGACGAAAAAGGCTTGCCACTGGGCAAGCCTTTGTTGTTTTTAGCGCCTAGCGCTGTCAGGTAATGGCGAAAGACGCTTAACCTAGCTGAGCACTCAGCAGTGCCCAATAATCATCAAAGCTCTCTGTTGGCTTGTACTTGAAGTTTGAACGCACGTAGCGGTTTAAGCTGCCTTCAACTTGGCCGAGTAACTGCGCGGCCAAGATCCCTTCATCAACAGGGAAACCTTTACCTTCACGCAGTTTACGCTCGCGCAGTACCTGACGGAGTTGGGTTTCGATACGTTCAAATAACTGGTTGATACGTGACTGTAGGCGGTCTTGTTCAAACATCAGTGCATGGCCCGTCATGATACGGGTTAAGCCTGGATTACGTTCTGCGAATACTAAGATCAGCTGTAGCACCATGCGTAGGCGATTCAGGGTGTCTTTTTCTTCATCTAGGATACGGTTGATGCGAGTGGTGATTGAATCTTCAATGAACTCAATCAGGCCTTCAAACATACGCGCTTTGCTTGGGAAGTGACGGTACAGCGCAGCTTCTGACACGCCTACTTGAGCCGCAAGTTTGGCCGTAGTAATACGTTGGCTACCTTGTGCAGACTCTAGCATTTGTGCCAAAGCTTGTAGAATTTCTTCGCGGCGATTGTTTTTTTTGTTGCCTGCCATGAATAACCGTTCCTTTTCGAAATGAGTACCACAGTTTGGCACTCGGCAAATACACCGAGATGCATTATTCGCTGGGTATAAAAAACCCGCCTATCTTAACGGTGCGCTGACACAGAGAAAAGTGTTAGCTGCTGATAGTGCTGAGTTATCGGTAAAAAAACTGTATCGGCAAAAAAAACGCAACCTGAAGGTTGCGTTAGATCGCTTTTATTCACGATGGATTTTTCTGACGATATGCCGTGATTTATTGACGACCAGAGTGACCGAAGCCGCCTTCGCCACGATCGCTACTGTCAAAGTCGTTCACGATATTAAAGTCAGCTTGTACTACAGGTACAAACACTAACTGTGCGATACGATCGCCAGGTTCAATGGTGAAGGTCGATTGACCGCGATTCCATACCGATACCATCAACTGACCTTGATAGTCAGAATCAATCAGCCCAACCAAGTTACCCAATACGATACCGTGTTTATGGCCCAGACCTGAACGCGGTAAAATAGTCGCGGCAAGGCTTGGATCGCCAATATGAATTGCAAGACCGGTTGGAACAAGGTGGGTTTGGCCTGGTTCTACGGTTAATGCTTCGTCTAGGCAAGCGCGTAAATCGAGCCCCGCAGACCCTTCAGTCGCATAAGCGGGAAGGGGAAATTCATTACCAACACGTGGGTCTAGGATTTTTAGGTCGATCTTTTTCATGTTGCTCTCTTAATGTATGCATCTTTCCTTGTTACAGCCCAAACACGGTTAAAGATGTGTATTTGGTGAAATTTACTTCGTGCTATAACAATTTGAATAAGGATTATTGCTTGCGGTAAAGCGCTGTAATCTCATCGATGAGCTGTTTACCAAGTTCACTCTTATTGGTAAGAGGTAGCGCTTTGTCACCTTGTGGCCAGTATAAGTGCAGCGCATTTGTATCGCTGTTGAAACCTTGCCCTTGTTGCGCAACATCGTTAGCACAAATTAGGTCGAGATGTTTGCGGGTCAGTTTACCTCGTGCGTATTGCTCAACATCTTGGGTTTCAGCAGCAAAGCCAACCGTAAAAGGACGGTTGTCAGCTAAAGCTGCCACACTCGCCACGATATCTGGGTTTTTGACCAGCGTGATTGTCATGGTGTCTTCATCACTCTGTTTTTTCATTTTCTGCTCTGCAACTGTGGCAGGACGAAAATCGGCAACAGCCGCACAAGCGATGAAAATCTTATGTTGAGGCGCGTGCGTCATTGCGGCTTGATGCATTTGCTCGGCGCTCTCAACGTCAATACGTGTTACACCTTGTGGTGTCGGTAAGTTGACGGGGCCACTAATTAAAGTGACTTTAGCGCCGCGCTCTGCAGCGGCTTGCGCAATCGCAAAGCCCATCTTACCCGAGCTGTGGTTAGAGATATAACGAACCGGGTCTAATGCTTCACGCGTTGGTCCAGCGGTAATGGTCAGTGACACATCAGTTAAATCCGCGGGTTGAAAAAAATCTTCAGCACGGTGCACTAACGCCATTGGCTCTAGCATTCGACCTGGGCCTACATCGCCACAAGCTTGCTCTCCGCTTGCTGGACCCCAAATGTGGAAACCACGACGTTTTAGCGTTGCGATGTTCTCTTGGGTCGCAACATTGCGGTACATCTGTTGATTCATCGCAGGTGCAACCACGATAGGTGAATCCGTGGCAAGGCATAAGGTAGAGAGCAAATCATTGCCCATCCCCGCACTCACACGAGCTATCAGGTCGGCTGTTGCTGGCGCCAGCAAAACCATATCAGCCCATTTTGCCAATTCGATGTGGCTCATGGATGCTTCAGCCGCAGGATCAAGCAAGCTGCTTGCGACAGGGTTTCCAGAAACGGCTTGCATCGTTAAAGGGGTAATAAATTCTTGTGCTGCTTTGGTCATCACGACTTGTACTTGAGCGCCACGCTCAATAAGGCGACGGGTGAGTTCGGCGCATTTATACGCGGCGATGCCACCACTGATTCCGAGAAGTATTTTTTTTCCTGCTAGCGTCTGCATGAGATTGCCTGATTAACCAAAAACAAGGGCAACACGATAGCATCAAATATCGTGCGGTTCATCGTCCAAGATCAATCGACAATCGGCTAGAGGGTAATGGTATTTATTGCTCTAACAGTAACAAAAGGCAGGGTTAGCAAGTTCACAAGGTTATGAGGGTAGGAAATATCATTACGGTAAAAAGTTACTTTTCACTCGTAAGTTAGTTGTCTCAAGTTTGTATTTTGGCTGTGAGGGTTCAAGCGTATACATGACTAAAGAGGCCATTATGACATTAAAAAATTTACCGAATGCAGTTTTACCTCGTGAAAAACTCTTACAGCTCGGGGCAAAGGCGCTCACAGATGCTGAATTATTAGCCATTTTTTTGCGTACAGGCTTACCGGGTATCAATGTGATCGAGCTATCGATCTTACTTTTGGAAGAATTTGGATCGTTACGCGCACTTTTAGCCGCCGACGAAAAACGGTTCTGTGAAGTAAAAGGGCTTGGACCAGCAAAGTATGTTCAGCTGCAAGCTGTGTTGGAAATGAGTCATCGTCACCTTGAAGAAACCCTCAAAAAAGGCGATGTGCTGACCAGTCCGCAACAAACTAGGCAATATTTAAGCCAAATATTACGCGATCGACAGCGTGAAGTTTTTTATATTTTATTTCTTGATAACCAGCACCGCGTCATAACTGGCGAGGTTTTGTTTGAAGGAACGATCGATTCTGCGGCGGTTTATCCACGTGAAGTAGTAAAAAGATCACTGGAACTTAATGCAGCCGCGCTCATTTTAGCGCATAATCACCCATCAGGCGTAGCTGAACCTAGTCAGGCTGACCGTCGAATAACTCGAAGAATCACTGATGCACTTGCATTGGTGGATATTCGTGTTCTAGACCACTTTGTTGTGGGTGATGGGGAAATCATTTCTTTTTCTGAACGAGATTGGCTATAAAATAGCCGTTTTTTGAACAAAAAGTGAAGAAAGGATCTGCTCGGGACTTGAGCAACTGGTTTTGACTTAGTATAATGCGCGACCTTTGATAGCTGTGGTTATATGTAAAAAGCTTTTTTACATTGAATTAATCACAGTAGATATCGAGCCGAAACGATTTGGAGAAGACAGTAATGTCCCGAGTATGCCAAGTAACTGGTAAGCGTCCTGTAACGGGTAACAACCGTTCACACGCACGTAATGCCACCAAGCGTCGTTTTCTGCCGAACCTGCAAACTCATCGTTTCTGGGTAGAAAGCGAAAAACGCTTCGTTAAACTACGCCTTTCTGCGAAAGGTATGCGTATCATTGATAAGAAAGGCATTGATGTCGTTCTTGCAGATATGCGTACTCGCGGCGAGAACGTTTAAGAGGATTTGAACAATGGCTAAAGGCATTCGTGAGAAGATCCGTCTAGTATCATCAGCTGGTACAGGCCACTTCTACACTACCGACAAAAACAAGCGTAACATGCCAGGTAAATTCGAGATCAAGAAATTTGATCCTGTAGTTCGCCAGCACGTTATGTACAAAGAAGCTAAAATCAAGTAATTGATTTTAAAATCTTTGATAAAAACCCAGCATTGTCTGGGTTTTTTTATACCTGCAATTTAGCGATTTACCTCGCATTTCTAACATTCCCCATTTTATTTCTTTTGGTGATGTATTCTGCTTCGCCTTATCGCATACCGTTACTGAACGCGAAGACATGTTTTCAACGTTAGCTGCTATTACTTGATGGCAGGGTGAATTGCATTGCCTAGTTGTAACAATGGTATGATGATGAAGGGAAAAAGGAGCCAATCCATGAAGCTATCTCGTCGTAGTTGGAACAATGTCATTATTTTTGCGGTTATTATTTTTATCGCAGTAATCCAACTTCCCACACTAATAAAAGAAAAATACGGCACAGCGCCATCCCAATCAACGCTGAGCGCGTTATTACCTGAACAAGCTGTGATTGAACAACTGGTACTCCCTGATCAACATTATGTCCGTTTGGGCGCTGATTGGCGTATAACAGGTGATGAGGCAGTTATTCATGACGATTCGGTGATCATGCATTGGGCAACCTTAGCTGGCACACCTGTGGATGATGCGACAATGGCCAAGCTAAAGCCGCAGTTGACTCACCCGGTGTCTGTTGAAATTTGGCTACAGGCCTATGATGAACCTGTGCGAGTAACTGTGTATCAACTACCGCAGTTTTGGCTGTTAAAAAACTGGCAGTCGCAATGGCTTGCGGTGTCGGTTGAGCCGACGTATTTATTTCCTTCACAATAAGTGACCAATCATTAATTAAAGATAGGGAAGTGAGATGCCTGAGTTACCGGAAGTCGAAGTGAGCCGTATGGGGATCTCGCCGCATGTTGTCGGGAAAACAGTCTCCGCCATTATCATCCGCAATCCGACATTGCGCTGGCCGATCCCCGAAGCAATCAAAGCCATTGAAGGACAGGTGATCAGCCAGGTAACACGGCGAGCTAAGTATTTACTCCTGCACACGGATGTTGGTACTGCGATTGTGCATTTAGGTATGTCTGGCAGTTTGCGAGTGTTGCCTGCTGGGACTCCAGCTGAAAAGCATGATCATGTTGATTTAGTCTTAGCGAGCGGTGAGATGTTGCGTTATAACGATCCTCGTCGCTTTGGTGCGTGGTTATGGGCTGAACTTAATGAATTACATCAAGTGTTAACGAAGCTTGGTCCTGAGCCGTTAGAGGCCGTATTTGATGCCGACTACTTATTTGACAAGGCACAAGGGCGACGCACTGTGGTAAAGCAATTTATTATGGACAATAAAGTGGTGGTGGGCGTTGGGAATATCTACGCCAATGAAGCGCTCTTCAGTGCTAAGATTTCACCGCAACGTCCTGCGAATAAAATGACTAAAGCGGAAGTTATTCGTTTAGTGGCTGAGATAAAATCGGTGTTGGCTTTTGCGATTGAACAAGGCGGTACGACGCTGAAAGACTTTAAAAATGCCGATGGTAAACCGGGGTATTTCGCGCAAGAACTACAGGTCTACGGCAAAGGTGGGCAAGTGTGTCCTCGGTGTGATCACTCTTTGAGTGAAGTTAAAATTGGGCAGCGTACTACAGTTTATTGTTGTGAATGCCAAAAATAAGAATTGATTAGGTAGGGTTTAGCTCTGCTTGTGAAGGTGAAATATGAAATATCTAGTTACTGGCGCAGCCGGTTTTATCGGTAGTGCTGTTGTTGAGCGTTTGTGCGAACAAGGCCACCAGGTTATCGGTATCGATAATTTGAATGATTACTACGATGTGGCGTTAAAAGAAGCGCGCTTAGCTCGTATCGCGCATTCGTTATTTACTTTTATTACGCTTGATCTTGCTGATCGCGAAGGTATCGCTTCTTTGTTTTCTAAACAGCAATTTGATCGTGTTATTCACTTAGCGGCCCAGGCGGGTGTGCGTTACTCGCTGGATAACCCGATGGCCTATGCGGACAGTAATTTGGTTGGTCACCTAACGATTTTAGAGGGTTGCCGTCATAATAAAGTTAAGCATTTAGTGTATGCATCATCTAGCTCAGTGTATGGCTTGAATCAGAAGATGCCATTTGACACCGCAGATAGTGTTGATCATCCTATTTCCCTGTATGCGGCGACTAAAAAATCGAACGAGTTGATGGCGCATACTTACTCGCATTTGTATGGTGTCCCGACAACAGGGTTACGTTTCTTTACGGTTTATGGTCCGTGGGGACGTCCTGATATGGCGTTGTTCAAATTCACCAAGAAGATTATCGCAGGCGAACAAATTGATGTGTATAACAATGGTGAGCTAAGTCGT containing:
- the mutM gene encoding bifunctional DNA-formamidopyrimidine glycosylase/DNA-(apurinic or apyrimidinic site) lyase — its product is MPELPEVEVSRMGISPHVVGKTVSAIIIRNPTLRWPIPEAIKAIEGQVISQVTRRAKYLLLHTDVGTAIVHLGMSGSLRVLPAGTPAEKHDHVDLVLASGEMLRYNDPRRFGAWLWAELNELHQVLTKLGPEPLEAVFDADYLFDKAQGRRTVVKQFIMDNKVVVGVGNIYANEALFSAKISPQRPANKMTKAEVIRLVAEIKSVLAFAIEQGGTTLKDFKNADGKPGYFAQELQVYGKGGQVCPRCDHSLSEVKIGQRTTVYCCECQK
- a CDS encoding NAD-dependent epimerase — encoded protein: MKYLVTGAAGFIGSAVVERLCEQGHQVIGIDNLNDYYDVALKEARLARIAHSLFTFITLDLADREGIASLFSKQQFDRVIHLAAQAGVRYSLDNPMAYADSNLVGHLTILEGCRHNKVKHLVYASSSSVYGLNQKMPFDTADSVDHPISLYAATKKSNELMAHTYSHLYGVPTTGLRFFTVYGPWGRPDMALFKFTKKIIAGEQIDVYNNGELSRDFTYIDDIVEGVLRIQDVIPEANSDWTVEGGSPATSSAPYRVYNIGHGSPVKLMDFITALESALGVEAKKNFMPMQPGDVYATYADTQDLFTATDYQPQVKVSEGVQAFVDWYRDFYQV
- the pyrE gene encoding orotate phosphoribosyltransferase → MKAYQRQFIEFALEKGVLKFGEFTLKSGRQSPYFFNAGLFNSGRDLARLGRFYAEALVEAGIDYDVLFGPAYKGIPIATTTAVALADHHDVDTPYCFNRKEAKNHGEGGNLVGSALEGRIMLVDDVITAGTAIRESMEIIKANGADLAGVLVAIDRQEKGKGELSAIQEVERDFGCEVISIVSLGDVVTYLAEQDGMEQHLEAVKAYRAQYGV
- the slmA gene encoding nucleoid occlusion factor SlmA, whose amino-acid sequence is MAGNKKNNRREEILQALAQMLESAQGSQRITTAKLAAQVGVSEAALYRHFPSKARMFEGLIEFIEDSITTRINRILDEEKDTLNRLRMVLQLILVFAERNPGLTRIMTGHALMFEQDRLQSRINQLFERIETQLRQVLRERKLREGKGFPVDEGILAAQLLGQVEGSLNRYVRSNFKYKPTESFDDYWALLSAQLG
- the dut gene encoding dUTP diphosphatase, whose amino-acid sequence is MKKIDLKILDPRVGNEFPLPAYATEGSAGLDLRACLDEALTVEPGQTHLVPTGLAIHIGDPSLAATILPRSGLGHKHGIVLGNLVGLIDSDYQGQLMVSVWNRGQSTFTIEPGDRIAQLVFVPVVQADFNIVNDFDSSDRGEGGFGHSGRQ
- the rpmB gene encoding 50S ribosomal protein L28 — its product is MSRVCQVTGKRPVTGNNRSHARNATKRRFLPNLQTHRFWVESEKRFVKLRLSAKGMRIIDKKGIDVVLADMRTRGENV
- the rpmG gene encoding 50S ribosomal protein L33, giving the protein MAKGIREKIRLVSSAGTGHFYTTDKNKRNMPGKFEIKKFDPVVRQHVMYKEAKIK
- the radC gene encoding RadC family protein, translated to MTLKNLPNAVLPREKLLQLGAKALTDAELLAIFLRTGLPGINVIELSILLLEEFGSLRALLAADEKRFCEVKGLGPAKYVQLQAVLEMSHRHLEETLKKGDVLTSPQQTRQYLSQILRDRQREVFYILFLDNQHRVITGEVLFEGTIDSAAVYPREVVKRSLELNAAALILAHNHPSGVAEPSQADRRITRRITDALALVDIRVLDHFVVGDGEIISFSERDWL
- the coaBC gene encoding bifunctional phosphopantothenoylcysteine decarboxylase/phosphopantothenate--cysteine ligase CoaBC; translation: MQTLAGKKILLGISGGIAAYKCAELTRRLIERGAQVQVVMTKAAQEFITPLTMQAVSGNPVASSLLDPAAEASMSHIELAKWADMVLLAPATADLIARVSAGMGNDLLSTLCLATDSPIVVAPAMNQQMYRNVATQENIATLKRRGFHIWGPASGEQACGDVGPGRMLEPMALVHRAEDFFQPADLTDVSLTITAGPTREALDPVRYISNHSSGKMGFAIAQAAAERGAKVTLISGPVNLPTPQGVTRIDVESAEQMHQAAMTHAPQHKIFIACAAVADFRPATVAEQKMKKQSDEDTMTITLVKNPDIVASVAALADNRPFTVGFAAETQDVEQYARGKLTRKHLDLICANDVAQQGQGFNSDTNALHLYWPQGDKALPLTNKSELGKQLIDEITALYRKQ